In Mugil cephalus isolate CIBA_MC_2020 chromosome 7, CIBA_Mcephalus_1.1, whole genome shotgun sequence, the sequence aacatgtcaaaataataggaacacaacacaatttgGAGCAAATACTGAATAATcagaaccttcatgaagacaacatttagtgcaggactgttacattagaaggTTTTGTACCTAATGATCCCTCAGATAATAAAATGGTATCTAAATATCTTGATTTTCTCTCGctcctttttgtctcttttaacTCGGCATCATTTCTGCAGCAGACAAAGTTAGAGAGTGGTGACGAAACTAGGAAGAAGATTTGTTTAGTGTGAATATTGAACCAAAATTCATCAAGTGGACGCAACTATGACTCCAAAGAGATGAAAGTGTTGCTTTGCTTTTGCAGGTGCTATAGAATAAGCAGACAACTGCTTGTTAGCGCATTAGCTGTGAGAAGGTTTTGAGCCGATGGTAAATGAGTGGTTTTTCGCCCCCTAGTGGTAAAATATCAATCACTCAGGTTTAACTTGAACCCTTAACTCTTATTTCAATGATGaatatttaagtgtttgttgGTTTTACAGTTGTTTACAGTTTGGGATTAGTAAGAGATTAGGATTATTTAGTCAAAActagataaattaaatatggttgccttaaattaatttgtttttgttggtttgtttactCTATTAAGAGAGATTTAATGACTTTACCGACTGGGAAAAATGGGTTAGTTAGGATCActacatatattattataatatttgtatatattaCATGTTTAACTTGATTTGTAGCAGGATCCTTAGCTAACTAGGGATAAATATGGATAAATATGTGGCAATTCAGTACTTTTGTTTCTATATATgccaatcctttttttttttaaatcttattatttttaatccttttatcttctacacagtccactctttattcctATTATTTTCTGTCCCtgtgtatgctgttgcaaactgcaatttcacAAATGTGGGACGAATTAAGGTTTTCTTATTCTAATAAATAGTGACTGCTGCTTAATGTGTAGCAACAAACTAAGTTTCTGCAAATGGCTGTTGGGGACCGACGGTTGGCTGGTCAGCCATACTCTCTATAAGGATTCAATTATGTTTCAGATCAATTACTAACTATATAATATACCGGTGACGCTGTAGGAGTTAAAGCAGAGCGAGCCCATTTCCACACACGACAGGGTCAGAAAGAAACTTTAGTGTTTGGGAGGTGGGGAACTAAGAACTACAAAGAGGCCGTGACCCATTTTGCGCCGCCTGCACCGTTCTGGCCGTGAATCGAGACCAGAGCTCGCTGCCAAACTGTGATCTCCAACAATTCCTGCTCCAGCTTCCCTTCACTTCGCGCCAGCTCACGGATTCTGACACACATTTGCACCAccagacaaattaaaaatatctttttgaAGGATAAGAGAGGAATCAGAAGTTGGGTGGTTCAAGTCGAAACAGGGCAAAGCAACACATACATAGGATTCTCACAAAGGCCTTCGGTGCATCAGCTACtaacaaatttaaaatgcacacatCTGAAATCTTTTAAAACGCTGTGTATAAAAATGGCACGTGACAGATAGTCATAAAGGGGCTGGTGCAACTCCTGAGTTTGTttagtgcaaaataaatgaaatgatgtgaGACAATAAGTTTCATCGGACAGAAATTAACCTGAGGTTACGTTAGGTCAGTTTGACAACAGAAACCCACACAAATACGAATGCAAATTAATTTATCATCAGCACTTgtcaacacacatgcacaacaaaGCATGATTTTGCATACTAAAACATGCACAAGTAAACAAAGTCATGCAAATAAAATCTCATTCATATTGTCCAAGGTACACGCTGAAGCAAAAAATACTATCggtattttctttgtgtgtgtgtgtgtgtgtgttctcctacagctatctttctggggactagtttgagttttacactgtcagattgaggacatttgtgcaaagtgaggactcACTTGTTCATGAgtctgtttgagggttaagttttagggtaaaggttaggATTACTTTAGGGTAAGGGTAAGAGTTgaggttaggcatttagttaaGATGGTTAGGatctagggaatgcattatacCAACGAGTGTTCTCATAAAGGTGACCatacaaacacgtgtgtgtatgtatgtgtgtgtgtgtgtgtgtgtgtgtcgtcttTTACAGCTATCTTTCTAGGGACCAATTTAAATGTTACACCAGTTCATCTGTTTTAGGGTAGATGTTGGGGCTAGGGTTAGAGTTGGGGTAAGGGTTAGGTATTTAGGTAAGATGGTTAGGGTCTAGGGTggagggaatgcattatgccaacgAGTGGCCTCACAAAGAAAACCATACagacgtgcgtgtgtgtgtgtgtgtgtatgtgtgtgtgtgtgtgtccactaaTTGGACTGAATTTCACTGAGCAACAAAAGATCAGACTCGAAAATTCCAGCTCTGGTTTGTACAGGCTCTGCTTTGTTGTCCTTTTGCCTCTGTTTGCTGTGTTAACAGttatctctctccctccctctcctttttctttttgtgtctttctcttcatctctctctctctttttttttttttcatgagcgGACCatgaaaggcttttttttttttgccccaaaCGAAGAGCAGTCACTCCAACTACTCAGAGGCAGGCAAACCCCAGAGGCCAGAACTTGCGAGGGGCTTCCCACATCCACTCCTGaatctctttctctcgctcatgcacacacagtgcAGGAACCCGTTGGACACCCACAATGAACCCGAGACCTTCAGTGGAGTGGATCTCTGTCGCCTCCATTCATGGGAAACTTGCTGCATCTCTCGCTGTGCCTGGACCTGAGCTTCTGTTTGGGTTTTTCCGTTGATCTCGAGGTTTCATAAAGTTTGAGGACAGGATGATGCTTGAGCTGCAGACCCTTGAGAACGGTGTAGGCGGTTGCAGCCACGCGGACACGTGGAGCGCCGAAGAACTGGAATGTAAGATCTGCTACAGCGCGTACAACCTGGGGAGTCGCAGGCCCAAGGTGCTCGAGTGCTGCCACCGCCTGTGCTCCAAATGCCTCGCCAAGATCCTGGATCTGGGTGAGTCTCCCCCGAATGCCTTGGTCTGCCCGTTCTGCCGCTACGTCACCAGGCTGCCGGGAGAGGCTGTGAGCAGCCTGCCGGACGACTGCAACCTGGTGGCAGCGCTGGCGTTCCAAAgcaggaaccagaggaacctcCACTTCCAGCAGGACGCCACAACCGAGCTGCTCCTCAGCCCAAGGCGCCTCAGCTCGCTGATGGGTGGCAACGCCGCCATGCCCCCTTCCACCTTATCCTCCTCTGCTTCCACCGCCTACTCCACCATCCGGAGCTCCCCCAATTTTGTGGTCATCACCATCATGGAGCCGCCACCGGCGTCCACGTCGACCCAAGACCTCCAACGCCTGCCACGTGGCTCCCAGGACAACCACTCGTCCAGTCAGGACTCCATGGCATCCATCACGCAGAGGTGGACGGTGTGGAACTGTGCTGCACTTCTGTGTCAGACCTCAGCCCGGGCACTGGTGTGGGTGCTGGGGCTGCTGTACTTTAGCTCGCTGCCGATGGGGGTTTACCTGCTCATCATGCAGAGGACGACAGTCGGGGTGCTGCTGGTGAGCCTGGTTCCGGCCAGTCTGATCATGATCATGGTCTACGGGTTCTGCCAGTGCATCTGCCATGAGATCTGGGACTGCATGCCTCCCTAATGGGACCAAATGTATGGGCGACGGTTTGCTTTGAACATTCTCGACAATAGAGCTCCAGAATTCACTAATGGGGAAGTTACTCTGCAACCAACCGCATGAAGTTACTTCAGATGCTCCTTTTTATTACTGGTGAAGAGAGCATCACAAACAGACCTCGCCATTCGGAGATTCTCATTATTATACATGTTAATTTGTACTTTAATTTTAGGTCGAAATCCTTCCTGATTAATCTGCTAATTGAAAAGCAGAATATTGCCCTTGGAAACCTGTCACGTTGTGCTCATATCTCAGCCTTAAATTCTTCaaatgtgaatttaaacatCACAGAATCCAAAGTTCTTGTTGTAAgtgtgataaaaacacaaaacagtatGCACCAAAAAGGAGAtccctgttttttatttttttttacctttaaatgGAAGCGTCACAAATATGAGCAAgatttacattatatttacatTACTTCTTGAAATAAAAGTAGCACTGAATgcttttatatgtgtttttttggatttgtgtaAATCTTAATGGTTCTTGCTGAGTTTtaaccagcagagggcgctgtgACCCTCTAACCCCGACCCCCCTTTCTCTGCACAAGTTTAGTGGACTGGATGTTTTTGTCCCTgtacttttaatacttttctcCCTCgatggaaacacaaactttGGTTTAACAAAAGTATACATTAAGTGTATAAATCCATGAAGTGAAGGCCTGAAGAATCACGCCTGCCTTGGCTCAGATTGATGTAGTTAGTTAGAGGGTAATACAGATCCCGCAGGGCTATTTACACCGATGaatttgaaagtgaaatgatTCTGCTGTCAGACAGCGCTTACCTGGTGGTGCATAAACTGGAGACGTCTGGATCAAATAAAAGCGATGCAGACGTGGCTTTTAAATAATCTGTGGGCCTTTAAGAATTGATCAGACGGCAAATGTGTAAGTTTTAGCTGATGATTCCTCGATTAACCCCAGTTTAGGACAAAGCCAAAGTAAAGTGAATACTGCtgatgaacattttggagctcattcatggtcttggtctcttttaaaagccaagactctgacgtttctatcacaaaagtcagaatctctttaAGTGGTTTTGtcctggaggaatcaaagttggcacaaagttaaaaaataacagcttGTTGGAttcaacagaaaatgtgttggttgaatcctataatgacttttatcaatgaaaccagaagaaaatgacatattgcatcatgcagcattaaCTCAAACACAACTGGTCTAcggagctctgattggttcagaaagaTACTGCTGTTCCAGATaccacccagaggaatgttaaagtTAGAGTATTAGTATCTGAGAACAGATCTCAGTTTTTTTcagtgaattaattaattatctgGGGGAATCAGAAAACTGTGAGCAGCTGCTGTTTCTAATGTGTCTCTACCTACCTTTGTTGACTTGGGGATATGGCACATATTTCGGAACAAGCTGAACAAGTCTCTCCTCCTCATTGAAAGCGGCAGTAATAACATGCTAAGTTGTTATTCGGTCATTTATCTccttatttagttatttagctTCCTCAGATCAGGACCGAGTCCTGGAAGCTTCCAGGTTGCACAGCAACCTCTGGTCGATAATTGACAGAATCGAGAAGAAATTCGAGAAAGAATCTAAAATAAAGCTCAGGATTGAAGTTAACAAACTTTCTACAGCTCCGCGGTTTCAGTTCTTTGATTCTTGTGTGTGCTGCGATAttattcagttattattatatatgttcAGATGTTAtttatggatttgttttttcGCCGCCATGATGCTGCTAAAATCCTCCTCTCAGTCGTCCGAGCCGagtataaaacaaacacagaggagctgttccCAGTACACTTTGTCCTCGCTCTGCCTCTAAAACACACGTCTTACTGACGATAAACAGTCCGGGGCCTTTAACCGTTGGTGTTTTCCAGAGGACTTGATCTGAATCCGAACAAGTGCTTCCCTACAGGGAGCGTAACATCATTTCAGATTCCTTTTTAGTGATGCAATGAACATTCCCACATGTTGGTGTGAGGGACGTTCACAGGCGCTGGAAGccaaactgaagaagaaaaaaagaaatccttccCCTTCTGtctgcactttattttattactccGATCAGAGCTGctggaaacaacaacataacaggacggttttcattttagttaatcTATCATTCaaggttttttaattttattttagttcgcACAATTTGTATATATGCACatcaaatattacaaaaaaataatcaaaggagaggcaaaaaaaacaaaaacaaaaaaaacatggtgggCTTAAATGAAGTAATTACAAAGTCATgttgtaataaaacacaaaacatcagaaaatatgactacataaaaataaatggtgactaacaacaacaataatgtagTCAGCCTGGTTCTTTTGCGCCACTGATTTCCATTAATTTTACTATAAAATCATGTCAACTATCAAGGCTGCCTTATCTGCATTGTGGCGACTGCCCCATGGACCCAGACCCCTGAGAGGGTGAgtagagcaaaaataaaaagttagcGTGGATTAAAAAGGCAACAGCCCCAACtcaaattaaaatactaaaatacaaagagaggagaaagtaaaaataatggTATGGCCCACTGCCAAATGACAAATGGTTATACGGTTCCCAAATCACCTTCTGCAGCATGGAGAAATCAGAATGAGACATCAGAATGAGAGGTGCTGGTGTAAACCTGTGATGACCATGTAAAGTCTTGGCTTGAATAAATCCATTCCCTCTGAGCATGTCTGCTCCATGTACTAAAAACATGAGGTGAggatagaaaaacaacaagagtttgaaatgatgaatgaatcCAGAAACCATGTCGACAGCAAcgttaagtgcatgtaaacgcaaaTACCTTATCAGATCATTTCATTTCGTGttcatgtaaacagttaaaatgGAAACTGATTTCAGGCAGCTTGAAAAACAATTTCCATATAAATGTAGACAATTTCATCAGGTGCACAAATGGCAAAAGATGATTAATACTGTTGTCAGGATTAGACAATCAccccacaaataaaacaaaactacaatCTTTAAGAACGAGTTATGTTCTACAAAAAGTAGAATCGcttaaatgtatgtatatatatatatatatatatatatatatatatttttttttttttttttttttgaatttatttattgaaatacaTTCCATAATTGAGGACATTTGCCACATGGTGCTAATAATAAGATTGTTAATTGCCCTTTGGTGCTTAAGGTTACACCCATGAATGTACTGTTATAACAGTAAATAAGTTATTCTCTGTTTATGATTTTGGATTTCAGATAGTCATAAAAGGATTTCCTTATATAAAAAAGGCCTGTCACGGTTAGTAAAGATGTACTGTATCTTGTGTTTACTTCACATTCTTATAGGAAGTGAGTGGAGCCGCTCTCGGCCAATCAGATGCGCGGATAACGCTCCgactagtgatgttcgataccaccgatttcctttccgatacgatactgagtaaaattcaggctggtatcggcgataccgatacGATACCGATACACCGCGCAACTACacttaatgtgtctggtaaatcttAAAAAGAGCAAATCATAtattcataaagaataaaagacatcagagaaatgtatttatttattttaaactctgaagtatattgtaCATAAGGCACTCATttaaatacttggaaattccaAATTTCAACCTtggagtgttattgtagggcatatagaagacatttttactttacttacatttttcttttcttttcttttaaagaataagtcaagattaatgaatttacaataaatgtttctgttccCTTTTGtggtaaacacatgtaaacatgtaattAGAGCATTAGTTTATAAGAGCTGATTGTCAGTATTATCACTTTGTAGACCACACTAGACCCCGATTAGACCCGAGAATGTTTCCTGATCTTCTattgattggctgaatgaaaaccacatgcctCTAAACCTTAGCGAGAAGAACAGGggtgcaatttaaaatgtgtgccgaAGTTaacaaatatggttccttgccccataaagggttgaCCTGGGGTGTTTCAtatggtttgttgtgttgccacaactcattAGTTttgttactttccactgtgttcatGTTAATGATACACATTACCTCAAACGAGAAAactatcaaaagtatcgatattttctactaattttactacattttataatcttagcaatttaattataatataattaaaatattaaaataaaatataatacttTTTAATTCCAAACCGTATATACAGAATATCCTCATATTTCTATTTCCTCTATATATTTTGcggttatttttttatatatatattttgcatattcTTTCAAAATTTATGTcgtttttatatatgtatattgtcTAAATCTGCGCCAATATGAACAAGGAAAtatcttatttatcttatttcctattttaatttgagaatcgattttagagcatgaagCTGTGGTATCGGAGGCATCgatgtttcagtatcgatccgcacatcactagctccgacaacaaacaaaagatcGAGGCTAGCCGAGCTCATTATACTTTGGCGATACGTTTAGTAGTTATTTGCGGCTAACGCTGACCTGCTCCCCTGTCTTTTACCTACTTTCCTCCTACCCTGTGCGGCTGATAACAACCCCCTCTCCAGTGTCTCGGTCTGTGGCTTCTTTGTGCCAGCGAATGTCCTTTTCTGGCCGAGCTAAACGCGTTAGCCGAGGCTAGGCTAACCAGCTCTGGCTAACTAACCTCTTTAAAAACTCGACACTGACTGACACAAGTGGCGCTGGCTTGTTGCTGACAAGCCGTTTATTTCACTAAAACCCGTGTCGTAGCCATGTCCGGACAGTCGTCTGGCTGTGGGTTTCTGATGTCGGTGGTCGTCCACGGAGACTCGGCTCTGAACGAGCAGGAAAAGGAGCTCAACCAGCGGCTCCGGAGGCTCTATCCGGCCGTCAACGAGAACGAGACCCCGCTACCTCGATCCTGGAGCCCGAAGGACAAGTTCAGCTACATCGGACTTTCCCAGAACAACCTCCGCGTTCACTATAAAGGTACGACACGGCGGCACTCTCGGgggtttttgcacttttttgttgttgtccgAGTTTGCTAACGCGAACTTAGCCCGAAGCCAGCTGCTAAAAACAAAGTAGGCTCGGCTGGTGGCTTCATCCACAACGAGACAAGAGGACATCTTGCAACCCGACCAGCTGGCGAGGTGTAACCACAGCCAAAGCTGACCCAGTGGCTCGTTAGCTTCAGGGCTACGATGTTAACCAGTTTGCCAGGTTCTCCACTGGAAACGTCGCATATGTAACGAAAGGCAGAtgggtcctttttttttatttgaggcAATTACATGTAATGGGTGgttgggctaaaaaaaaaaaatgtgtgtcacAGCGTTGTTCCGTTCAAGCCAAAATGGATTAGGGCTAGACAAGGCTTCTGCTAGGCTAATGTAGCATTATTAGGTAATTAAATGACAGGCAGGGGCTGATGTTAAATGTAGGAGGTAAGATAAGAGGTTTtgtttgtcacatgcacagttacaGTGCATTGCACGGTGAAATATATTattgtacctgcagccagtagtaTACCAcacaatataaatgtatatgtaggtatagatgtatatataaaaatataaacttaAAAGGGGGCTAGCTCATATATGCATGGATTTACAGGCTTAAGCTTCCAGTGAATAAGTGGCTACTGATGACAGTGCTGGTAGAGGTAGCTCTTTCAGTGTTTAATACAgggggggtcaaactcattttaggtttttattggGGGGGCAGACACTCACATTCAGCCCAACTTCACCTCAAGAGGGTCcaaccagtaacataacagaataaagaCCTATAAGTCatgattttccatttgttttagtgcaaattaacatttaataaactatcctttaaaaaagtTACGTTTCTTAATAAAGAGAAGTGCTGCTGTTCCACTCCAAAAAAACTAAGCAGTTATTCTCATTGAAAAAATGACAGTCTTCTAtgttattttttgcacatttttcagattagaccctctgagGGGGCACAtttgtatgtttgacacctgtggttcAATATCAAGTGTCTCGTCTGACATTCAGGTTGAACTAGTCGCTTTGCTAAGCTATCAAGAGAGGTGTTTTTGGTGCAGgcctacaagaaaaaaaaacaggctactgtaaaaaggagagaaaaacaagaagaagaagaagaaggtgtaACTGTGCTTCCTGGGTGTGTTCTACTATTCTGGGTCTGTCTGGCCGTCTGCACACACTCTCTTCCT encodes:
- the rnf182 gene encoding E3 ubiquitin-protein ligase RNF182, producing MMLELQTLENGVGGCSHADTWSAEELECKICYSAYNLGSRRPKVLECCHRLCSKCLAKILDLGESPPNALVCPFCRYVTRLPGEAVSSLPDDCNLVAALAFQSRNQRNLHFQQDATTELLLSPRRLSSLMGGNAAMPPSTLSSSASTAYSTIRSSPNFVVITIMEPPPASTSTQDLQRLPRGSQDNHSSSQDSMASITQRWTVWNCAALLCQTSARALVWVLGLLYFSSLPMGVYLLIMQRTTVGVLLVSLVPASLIMIMVYGFCQCICHEIWDCMPP